CAACTCGGACATCGGAACATCAGATGCCCGAGTGAGATTCCGGCGAAGGAAAGAATCGCCAACAGCAAGCAGTAGGCGGTATGGAGAACCATTTTTAATCAACGTGGCATTCGAGACCGGGTGACCACGAAAGATTTGAACTTCTGCTTGTAGGTAAACATTCCGACAGCTGGGACTATCAGCTGTCACATTGCCAAGATTCACAAACATGACTGGCCTTTGCACTCGCCGTCCTTACTTTGCCTCCTGTCAAGCTGTCAAAATGGTTTTGCCTTGTTGATGTCATAAATTTGCCTTATAATATTCAGTGatatttaaaggaacacaagacttgtgaaaaacgagctagctattctgtgaaatggtttatTTCAATTGTCAATTTGTGTGGAGCGATTATgatttatagcactttttatgaatatttttgcgttaaggACTGTATTGGGCATttacagtcacgtgatcatcgtgacgtatcgtgtgcataaaatacacattgaattacATGGCTGCTAGTGACaacaaaggtggaattacgccttagagcaaagaagcacttcttcaaaagcagtacagccacggagatttgtttccaaccgaaagccggatgAAACTGGCAGAGCCGGCCGGGCGGCGAGTCAAAGTGGACgataaacatccgggtgacttttactctgctaggctaagctgcttgtacatgtcgtgtgctaaggacgctttagcccacattaggagcagcCAACCCCCCACCCGCCACACAGAAtaacatgaaaccggacgtgctgAGGATTGTACTCTGAACGGAATtgtgcagtatttgggatcaaagacggtctttttcttgcccattaagtcagcaaactcccattgaaaATAACGATGGCGGCTTACAGGATacatcatcacgatcacgtgaccaggatcgTGGCGTTCACCACAGTATATtcgtattttgatacttaatcggtttaaaagaaaattcagggaataagatgccagagatacttgcacttttattctttgtacacaaggcctaatccaatactggaaaatgagttatgaGTCTTGTATCGTTTTAAGAACAGAAAATGTAATCATGAACTAAAGCCAACTCAGCATTTCTTTGTCCAACTACACCACAGAAAACCACCATCCTCTTTTGGGTATTTTAACGACAACAACTACAACTACTTTTGCGCTATTGTCGCACCAGAACAGTAAATATTGTTTTCACTCGAGAATGATGTGCTCCACCAGAAGCGCGTGGAAAAACAAAGTGATTACGCTGTGGTTTTTCTTAGGGTTGGGACAAGAAAGTGTTGACTTCCTGACTTCCCGATAGTGATAGAAAAGTTCTGACATGAGGCTTTTTTCGTGGGGTGTCTGTTTCTTCTACTTGACTTCCAATCAGAATCATTTCTTGGCACAATAGAGACATGGAAAATGATGGCAAAGTGTCAATGCTCCAGGGATTGAACGTATCAGAACACAACACACaagtgcaaagaaaaaaaaaaatgccaaagttTGACAACGAACTGACAAGTCGACTGTTTATTATGTTCCTGGCGTGGTGAAAGAAATGTCTGGTTATTTTGGCGTGCAGTTTTCAGAGCCTCTCGCAGAGGCAAGGAGTTGgaaaaaatgtccaatttttgtcaGGCAAACGCGTCACGTAAGATAACCAGTGTTAAAAAATCCCCAAAGAGACGCAAACAGACACGGCAGGGCCTTGTAGTTTGGCTATCCACCCACAGAAAGACTATCAGGCTTTTGTTGTCATGATTTGGCCTCTTTCCGTAAAAGATCGTCAAACACCAGAATATCGTATGTCTTTTAAAATGATCCTGTGTTCGGCGAAGTtgtcttctttgtttttgttcgatCACGCGAGATATTCGTCTTTAGGACCTGGATCCTTGATGGACACTTTTAAGGCGACTTTCCAATGGTGGTCCTTATCACAACTGCCAAACTCAACCTCAGATCCGGCCTTCTGCTGCATTTCATCTGGCCTGCAAATGCCACCATTTTTCAGAACTTGCAATGGAAATAATTAGAACTGAATGCAGgagcaattatgtaatatgatgGACTGATTATTATATTCCCACACGGAACACATAAGGTAAGAGACAAGATGTGTAACTGCGTCGTACTCTAACCGCATGCTAGGACATGCTCGTTCACATGCAAGAAGTGTATTGCAGACAGCCACCACCAAAGCTGTATCAAGATATGAATGGACTTTACCACCAATTCctaaaatattttactttttactattttactttTTCAAATAGCGAAactggaaatattttttgttacacctcatatatatatatatatatatatatatatatatatatatatatatatatatcaatattaggggtgggagaaaaaaatcgatattgtAATATATTGTTGAGCTcgctgttgcaataaattatcgatacactgatggtagatatcgatataatgtgtgtatatatatatatatatatatatatatatatatatatatgtattaaggcTGCACCATATAtcgaaaaaaaatatcgatatcgtgatattggcccatgcaatatgcatatcgcaaagacatgcaataaatttcatatggaattttatgcttttatctctgaatttgaccaatcaaccgctgactaaaatgtgcaccgccatccgATGGTTTAGCGTTATCGAGatgtaattaaaatgaattaactaagaatatattgagtttgcaatattttcctgcattaaaaatgtaattctttctttaaatcataaaaatgtaatatccttaggtacatgttaaatatcgcaataatatcgatatcgctatattcaacaGCTAtatcgcatatatatatatatatatatatatatatatatatatattagggctgcacgatattggaaaaacatgcaatatgcgatatacttgctgaacatagcgatgtcgatattattgcaatatttaacatgtacctcaagaaattacatttttattacctaatgaaggaaaaacatttttcatggggcaaaataagcaaccttcatgtaatcttagttaattaattgtaattatgtcttgataattttcaactattgaatggcgatgcacattttagttagcatctgacaggtcaaattcatataaaaagcataaaattccatataaaacttattgcgtacctttgcgatatgcatattgcaagggccagtatcgcgatatcgatattttttcgatatattgtgcagccctaatatatatatatatatatatatatatatatatatatatatatatatatatatatatatatatatatgaaaaattcACCACTCAGACACTTGTTCTTGAGCAATGTCCAAGACTTTCCAGCCTTGCAAGTGCAACCTCCAGTCAGTATGCTGTCagcacattttattgtataatGCCAAACTGCTGTGGAGAATAATGAAGTCATGTCTTACAGATCCATCTATCTTCAGcctgcatcattttatttttggatgtgtaatgaaaactggaaaaaaaaaaaaagaaagaaaacacccGGCCTTGTTAAAGTTGGTGGAGTCAATGAACAAACAAGGCTTTTGGATTTGAACCCAAAACCCTTTGCCTGCATTAAAAATCTTACTCATCATTGTCTCGTTCCCAACCTTCGCAACTGTTTTCCATGACCATGAAGAGACCGTACTGCATACGTCATTTAACACGCTTCTATTTGCACGGTTGCTTCGACTTATCCTTTAATTTGAGGTCCATGGAAATGTTTTCTTATGACCACTCTGCAAAAATTTCTCCACTCATAaatgcatgatgatgatgatattgtggccGCGCGTTGCTGGACGACCCCCCGAGGGAACGGGCAATAGCCAAACAAGGTTGGAAATGTACTCGCGCTGTACTGAGGCGGAACCATGCGATGGATGGCGCGATGAGTGAGATGTTTCATCTGGCCTTCACAAAGAACAAACGTTCACATGAGccgttaaaggaacacaagacttataaaaaaaactaaccggctattctgtgaaatggttaatttaaactctttcctaaaaaaaattgccaatttatgttgagcaattctgATTTAATAGAactttttataaatatttttgcgTTCAGTACCGCATTGGGCATTTTGGACAGCCACGTGGTCATCGTAACGTATCACGGCCGTAAAATACACGTTAAACGACAtggaatgaatgacaacaaagagacACAAGAAATGATCGtgtcccacggcggacatcaaaggtggaattacgccttacagcaaagcagcacttcttcaaaagcagccacggaggacacgccaaagatttgttACCAATTGAAAGCCGGATAAAGTGGCAGATCCAGCCGCTGGCGAGtcgaagtggacggtaaacatccggatgacttgtactctgctaggataagctacatgtcgtgtgcgaggcacgctttagcccacattaggagcggcccACCCCCACATGGAATGACGTGAAACCGGacgtgctgaggattttactctcAACAGAATTGGCGTAGTATTTGGGATCGAACATGGTCTTTTTCTTGCcaattacgtcagcaaactcattgaaatgaattgaaggcGGCTTTCGTtttttacgcacgggatacgtcatcacgatcaatGGCGTCCCCCACGGTACATTCAAAttctgatacttaatcggtttaaaataaaattcagggaataagatgtcagagatatttgcacttttattctttatacagAACgactaatccaatactggaaaatgattaataagtgtATCGCTTTAAAGTCCAGGCAAATGAAATGCGGATCAAACGTTTTCTACAGCATGAGTAGTGAGAGTGAGATTTCATTTTGGAAgttggagtacccggagaataaGCTATGATGCCAAGATTTGAACCGGGAACCTCCGAACTGCGCTAACCTCCTGGGCCTAACCGGCTAAATTTGTAtccaatggggaaaaaaaatagcccgAAACCTCAAAATAATTCCATGGACGAGATGGGATCGTTTTGGTTTTGTTGACACTGAGGCCTCCTGGTTGGAGTGTCTCTGGGGTGGGAGGTCATGCGGAGGGGCTGCGTACGGAACATGACTTTGGTTCGGAGTAGCATGGGAACAGTCGGCCTGGTGTGGGAAAGGAAGCAGCAGGCTGTCCATTGCTGTTGTGCAATTAAATTAGCTGGGAGTTGCAGTGATAAGAGCAGAAGACCACAGAGGCAGTGACCACTTGGCCAGCTGTTGCTGAATTGACCAGCGAAAAGAAAAACAGCTACAGAAATGGTATGTACTTTTATTCTTAGCCTACCTGAGTATTTTTCTAATTACAGTACTTTGAACTTTTACTCCTAGATAGCTGTACTTTCTAGTTTCTAAATCCATAATATGCAAAATCGGTTCAGCACATAAATAATTAGAGGAAGAAGTTAATCCCGTTTCATTTGACAACTTGACTGACTTGAGGTTTTGGCCACTTATACAACCTGGCGGTTGCAGCGTTAACAAAGATGATGCAACGGAATTCTTAGAAGCCAAATGTGGTCGGATTTCATCATTTGTTAGTCAGCTCACAACATTAGCAAAGCTTTGCTAACACGTTTGAAGCCTTCGGATCCTGAGCCAAGGCTAGCTAGCACTTGTTGATGATAAACAATGTTTAAGGCTGTAACGTTACCACCCAACGGACTGCCGCTTATGAATAATTTTACAAGCCATTAGGCCATTGAGCAATggagaaaatgaaaatattttgcatgaactgccattggctggcaaccagtccagggtgtcccccgcctactgcccagagctagctgagataggctccagcgccccgcGATCCTTGTAAAGTGGATTGCAAAatatccccccacccccacgaTTACTGTTTAAACAACACATGCATACattgttcattatttttctatCTCTATATCACAAACATATGGTTTCACTGTCTGCTTCTCAGTCGATATGTTCATTAATCCTTGGGAATCTTCAGGAAGCAGGTGGTCATCATGTCAgtgtcctgttttgttttttttgttttttttcccacgttTCATATACGGTAGCTTCCAAATGATTGCACGTGTGTTTATATGATCAGACATGTTTCAAAACCAGCTTCCCAGGTGAGTCGAGTTGCAGGAATAATACTTAAGCAGCCTGTTCCACATTATTAAGCAAGTCACAGGTTTTACGTTTCGTGAGGGAAAAGACAGACCTTTATGCTGATGATAAGCGCAGGAGACTCTAATGTCTTGCAAAAAAAAGGAATGGTAAGAAAATCAAACTATGAAAGAATTAAATCAATTAAACCGTTTCGTCCCGATAGATAAAGGCATATTAAGGAAAGTTTCTGTCATCGTCATATGAAGATTTTGATATAGAGGAAtccaaaaataacacatttggaacactgTATTTTGAATAATTGCACAAATCTGGtgaatttattcaataaaatctGGATTCATATCGAAACTGATTGAACATGTACACAAGTACAGCTAATAATTTGGAACGCAGTGTGATCTTGtgtatattgttcattttaaacGTTGAAACATCACCACTATGCAAACCTCTGCTTCTTTTAACAGAGGACGTTGACTTCTTGTCTGCTGGCGTTTGTCTTCTTCTGGACAGGTACGACAACGTAAACTACAAAAACACACGTGGCAGCACgaaatatcttctttttttttttttttttttggatgcttTTCCCGTCTGCATTCTCCAGGGCTATCGGAGACAATTATCCCTCCATGCAACAAGCACATGTTTGAAAGCAACGTCCACATCTGCCGGTCGGCTTTTAACAAGAGCATGGAGACGAGCGGCTACCGTCAAGGATGCGCGTTGCCGGCTGTGAAACGGTAAAATGGATATTATTTTGATATTGTAAATCGCGATGCGCGGCTTTCAATGGCACGTCGACACTGCTCAGCCAGTAAACTAGTATCTCTTCAACTcaacttcatttattttttatttaacacttTGAAATGGCTCAGTGATTAAAGCAGTTGCCTCCGACCAAGGAGGACCCGGGTTCAAACCCCGCTAGGGCAACTCTTTGgtacaaatgcaatattgaaTACTAATCATTGTCATATTATTTCACATCCATTACTTTTGATGTCATTCGTCAATATTACGTTTTGTTTCTATATTATCCGttttcaaaattcaaattcaatgcaAGGTTTCACAGCTTCATACCTCAATATTCgctacaattacataaaatgtcacaatcatttaaattccagttactacttaataattactagtaatactactactactagtagtaattactagttactAGTACCACTACAACtactattagtattagtattactagtaattaatcgttaactactttgtaattttcacataatgtatctttcaatttcctgcattagctattagcattcagctattagcactcagctttcagcattcccgctcaatttctgcagaaattgcacttagtttagTGTGGATGTGGAAATTCGCCACCCCAGTAGTCtttcttgtgcaaaaaaaaaaaaaaaatgtattgctgCCACGCcacaggaaaataaataaataaacaaacaaagaaataaataatacatttttgtggGGGCAGCTGGATATCgcattccacaaaaaaatggtttcaattaaaaaatggtTTCAATTATATATATTGATTTAGATATCTAGATAAAGTGataaagtgactttttttttttttttttttttttttttacatcacacaGTTGAGCACAGAGAGGAAAAACAAGTGACATCTTTTGCAGCGCTACACACATTTAGAATTTGGTAAATGGCTTCCAGCTCAATACTCTAATACTGTTTATgaagaataaaatgtttaaaattgctGGATACTTATCCGGACAGGCATTGGGTTTGTGGTGAACCTTCACCATAAAGTTCAACGTATCCCTaactatttttttagtttttttaatttaagctCCTCATGTAATGATCTATATCTTGCAGATGTCGTAATTTTGGGGCTGAAATTGTGCGTTAGGTCATCAAAAAAGAACCCATGTTGTTGATCAGACTTCCAGCAGCAGCGTTTCCTCTTGTGGATGTTGAGCTCACTAAATATCATGTTGGTGGCAACCTCTCGTGAGATTGACCGCACTGAAGTCCGCTTACGCATGCGTCTCCACCCAGAGGATTTCACAAATCAAAAACTATCggcttgaaaaaaaagcctccaccGAGCTCGCTCGGATATTTTGGCGGTCAAGCTTCTGTCATGTTAAAAAGAACGAGAATATATATacagtctgtttgtttgtttttgcaaatgCACTTGAGGGAACGTCATTGTGACTTTTCAAGATGTTTGTTGTTATTGCTCTGTTTTGAACAAATGCACTTCAGAGCTTTGGATTTGTGCCCATCTGAGCCATGGAAACGTTTTTGCTCTTCTTCCTTAGCATCTACTATGATCTGAAGCTGTGCGTGGATCACTGGGCCAACGAGTCGTCGTGTCGGAGTCGAGGCTCTCTGGTGGACGACCTTTTCGGGGAAGTCCATCGGAAGTACTTTGTTTCCTGTCGACGGCTCCGGGACCCGCCGCTCGGCaccgtcgtcgtcatcatcgctCCGGTTGTTATAACCACACTACTGATGCCGCTTTTCTGCGTCAGGCTGGTCACATGGAATACATAGACATGCCCCCCCACCTTCCTTTGTAGCTCCGAGATGGCACTAGGATGTGCACGGAAGCGTAAAACATTTTTGGACTGGTTTTGAACGTATTtacaagtacgttcaaacatatttatatgtccGTTCCAACTTATTTACATGTACgtgtgaacatatttgcaaaaacGTTAATACATCCTTACATATACTTTCGGAAGTTCTTGCAAATGTgtttactgtaaatatatttgaatgtaCTTATGGGCTAAATGCTAATAGCTTAGTTTTTGACTTGCACATTGTGCATACCCAGTGGAATTTTGGGAAGAAATGCTAAAAGAAACGGGAATCATGCTTACTTAAATTTCAAATtgacaaatgctaaaaaaataaataaataaataaatgaataaaaaatatatatatatatatatttttttttttgtgcatgcacAAATCAATGGCATCGTGGAGGAAAATGCTAagcttttagcatttagccgacAAGTACTTTTGAACATAATTGCAAACACGTTAAAACACATTTACATGAACTTTTGAATCGAACGTATTTGTATGTTGTATGAACGTACTTGTAAATACTTTCAAACGTACTACAAGTACCatcaaacgtatttgcaagtatgttcaaacgtatttgccagTTAAGCGTTAAGCTCCACATTTGCTGTTCCGTAGCTATGATATGTTATAGTCATACACTGTTCAAGTTCATTCAGAAATGTCAGCTGTTGTCAGTTCTGCATCTTGCTATCATgttcactgtaaaaaaacacaaaacaatttactgagtttttttttacatgagtaTCCTgcaggcctgttctaaaaaattgcttaccagtgatgggacattgtgatttcctgggACTGGTGTAGAAATGATCATCTGAAAATACTTGCAGTTACACATGCAACCATCTCTTCCTTACTGTGACAAAATTGTTGTCGATGATTAGTGTGTTTTCACttagattaaataaaaattaaaaaaaaatgattgactaGTTCACTGCCAGCTGATCATATTTTAAACCCTTAAAGATAAATTTCACCAAGCTTttaagacccacagaatattgtgttctgttacaAAATAAGCATCAAAAAGAGTAGACATGCTTTTTTCACcagcaacattttgtttttttttgtagattattattattttttttaattaattaaaaaaagttacaaaataaataaataaatacatatatttattttattattattgttattatatatatatatatatatatatatatatatatatacagcaagagatagagattattagatttattttattattattattattattattgtttattttattttttattttatttttttttaatatttattttatcaacaGTACAACATGGGTTGCTTTCACCAAAATACCAATTTCAGACCAAAAAGCAGAGAAaatgcgtttgtttgtttgtttgtttttgttgaagcAGAACTTTGGTGCTTAATCGTTGTTACTTTTATAACActtcaaattttaaaacaagAGAGCCAAGACTGAGAAATTTgttttgatgggaaaataaaGGAATATTTACAGATATCAACTAAGAATCGCACCACGCGCACCACTTACGTTGAACATCGGCGGCATTTTACGTGCGTTCCTCATTCACGACATCTTTTCTCACGGTCACGACACACTTCGTACAATCGACTGTGACACATATTCTACTCCGTACGTTCATTTCGGTCATATTTTgaatgtttcatgtttttaaacaCCAATTGCAAATTCCGGTTTGTCTACTTGATACATTTGGTTCATAAAAACGTGATTGTGAGTCTGAATGTACTTCAGTTATTTATAGATCTCCGCAAGTCGGGAATAGCCGCTGTATGCACTTGTATGTGATTTATTGCAAAAGGTTGACCCCTGGACGTTCTGGCTGAGGAGAAGCGCTGATCCAGGACATCTGCATTTTCCATTTATGGAGAGCCGCGGCAAGCCGAATCGCTTCCGTGCAGTGGTATGATCATGTAGATGTACTAAGGGTGGCGGAACCtcgcgatatgcgatacaaggctcgcgataacgattatctcactaTATcgtgattatcgatatattggtatcggaaataaatccacaataatccacgataaaactactcaagacataaactgatggtttttcaatgagaaaattgtttctttttgtaacatcaatgaaacacaatattaaaactggtgtgtTCTTATCAGTGAGTAATttagtgcatttaaaaaaaacaacaaatacaaatatcttcttaacagagacaacTTTCCGGCAACCAATTTGTgactttcttaactcatttgctcccaataacgtgtaattttttttttttatgttttaagtgtcccaaagacgtatttatagtttttatttttttatttttttttttaatgctagagcatacagaaggctttgatgcagcctctcaactgcaaagaacggttgcagaaatggtagttattacacaaacggccagcaggtgacagcagagcaaaggatttcaaccagggccatctagaaaaaaagcaaaattacaattttaaatagatttgtgaaaactgatgaaacttagctctcttctaatgctaattgctgcaaaatggaaacagatagaa
The Festucalex cinctus isolate MCC-2025b chromosome 11, RoL_Fcin_1.0, whole genome shotgun sequence DNA segment above includes these coding regions:
- the LOC144030878 gene encoding uncharacterized protein LOC144030878, with protein sequence MRTLTSCLLAFVFFWTGLSETIIPPCNKHMFESNVHICRSAFNKSMETSGYRQGCALPAVKRIYYDLKLCVDHWANESSCRSRGSLVDDLFGEVHRKYFVSCRRLRDPPLGTVVVIIAPVVITTLLMPLFCVRLVTWNT